The Verrucomicrobiota bacterium genomic sequence GGGCTCGGGATGGAGGCCGAGGCCTTTGAGGAGGGAGAGTTCGAGCTGGGAAAGGATAATCGCATCAGGGCTTTTCTGGTCGAGCCAGCTTAAGAGTGTGTCGAACCAGTGGTAAAGCTCGGGGTGGGGGATTTCGATTTCGGAGACGATCTCGAGGAGTTCGATCGCGTAGGAGATGAATTCCAGCCTCTCTACCTCCGAGGCGATTTGCTCAGGACGATGGCTGAGATCGAAGGAGGAGAGGGAATGGAGGTCGGAGTGTCGCGAGTGGCGGATGGAGAGCGTGCCGGAGTTCAGGAGATCGAGTTTGCCTGAGAATTGGTTTTTGGTTTTTCGTGCGCCCTTGGCGACGGTTTTGATGCGTCCGTGCTCGAGGGTCATCCAATGGATAATCAGGCTCGACTCCGTCAGCGGATATTTCCTGATGATAATGCCGTGAAAATCGCTGTGCATAAAAAAACACCTTGGAGCTTTTCGGCACCAAGGTGTGTTCGCCTGTTAAAGCTAAAAGCGTGTTTTTATTGGGGGACAGGGACTTTGATTGTCTGTCCGGGACGGATATTGTCAGAGGTGAAGCCATTGGCTTCTTTGATCCGTGTCACATTCGTATTGTTCTTACGGGCGATTTTCCAGAGGGAGTCACCTTCTGTGACGGTGTAATCGATCGTCTTGTAATTTCCGGTGTCAGCAGGGGCTTCCTGTGTGGTAGTCGTTGTAGTCGTTGTAGTGGTTTCTTGGCCGCTTTTTTTGTCTCCAGAGTATATTTCAGCGACTTGCTGTTGTTGTACAGGTGCGGTGGAGGCATCGGCAGGAAGGGATTGGTCAGCCGCCCCGGCTGTCCCAGTGCTGTGGTAAGTCGCTGTGTCCTTGTCTCCGGAACTGGAGCAACCAGCAATGAACGAGGAAAGGGTAATCGCGAATAAAGCAACTTTTAAATGTTTCATGGGGTGTAACCTAGCGGGTTTCTTTATTTTAACAAGTCGAAAAATTCAAAGGTTCTAAGTTAATTCCGGTAGGTGTCGACCCGGTTCATCCACCCGGCTTCCCAGCGGTTTTCACCCCGGGCGGGAGGGCTGTTTTTTATCCTCTGGCGCAGTACAAAGGCGGCGGAACTACGGAATTCCGCAAGGGCCGCCTCCGGGGTGCCTACGGGCTTCATCCCTTGGAGTACCTGGAGGAGTCCCCATCCTTGGCCTTTGTAACGTTCGGTTTCCTTGATTCCTTCCCCCTTGAAATTAACATAATCCATCAGGGCGTACATCCCCCCCGGTGTCCCAGCGACGAGGTAGAATCTTTTTTCAATACTGGCGCGTTGATCTCCCGCAATGATCGCCTGCATTTTCGGCAGGGATGCCTCGAGGCGCTGGGCGATGAATTCCGCTTGGAGGCTAACGGTATCCTTTAAAAAAGTCCTGATAGAGGTCATCGTCGGGCTATTAAAGGCTTTTTGGAATTCCGCTTTCGTATTCCACGGGCAATCCGGATGGGCCCCGAGAAGGGCCGCGGGCAATTTGCACCCCTTTGACGCGGCAAATTTCACAAAGGGCGGGAAACTTTCCGCAAAGGCATATTCCTTGCCTTTCGGGTACCAGATAAAGTGTCCGATACCCAGGGACATGAATTCCTCCCCGGAATTCCACGATGTCAGCCCGTTGACCGTGCCAGCGCATTCATTTTGCCAGATACGTTGGCCGATCTGGATGTATTCCGGGCGGGTTAAGGTCAGTTTTGATTGTCCGTACACCGGTGTAAGGATGCTTAAAACCATTATGAATAAAGGGAAAAATCTCATACCCAGAGACATTGCATGAGCTTAAGAGGTGATTCAATGAGAAAAGTTAAGAATCTCGCTTGAAATTTATTCCGGATTCTTCATAGTGCGTCACCTCACTTCCGCCAGATTAGCTCAGGGGTAGAGCAACGGTTTTGTAAACCGTCGGTCGTCGGTTCAAATCCGACATCTGGCTCCAGTTTTTTTCTACCCCATTCATTAGATCGACGTTACCGAATGTCGGACGCGCATGCAAAACTCAGGCCCGTGGCAAGCAGGGCCGCTCGCCCTACAGAAAAATAAGAGAAAAAACTTTGCGACCTTGTACTGAGAAACCCTCACTTGCCGAGGATCGGGGAGCGCATGCGCCCCGTGTGCATCCGAGGGCGTCCCCGCCCGATGGAACCATTCAGGCCCCGAACGCCTTCCGGGGCATTTGATCAAAAACGACGGGTGGACGCATGCCTGCAACACTCGGGACACGCGCACTCCCCGGAAACATTTCAGGCCATCTCTCATCTGCAAACTCCGTGCCCTTTGTGGTGCAAATTGCTCTGGTTGCGGAGGGGGAGGGAGTTGTAAGCTCCTACCTTTCCCCTTCTCGGTGTCATAACTTATGAGGCAATTCGCCGCATAACTCATCCAATAACTTCCCTTTACCTTCCCGTCCTCGCCCCGCATACTGTTCCCGGTACAGGGGTAACTGCTCGATTTGTATGCTCCGACTCATTTTCATGACTCCTTTGTTCCGGTGTCATAACTTATGAGGCAATTCGCCCTATTCCCTTGGAAAGAGAAAAAGCTGGTAGTGTTTGAAAGAATTCATTTTATAGGGGGGTTATGAAAAGAAATCCATTTCAGGGGTTTGTGTTATTTCTACTCGGGCTTTGCCTTGGTGGGGTGGTATTTGGTGCGGACGGCACTTTGGCAAATGGCTCCGCCAATCTCGTAAATACTCCTCCTCCCGGGGGACTCCCCGTGAAAATCGAGGGAGGAGTCTATTTTTTAAATCTGGTCTCAGTCGATGAGAAAGCGCAGACTTTTACTGCTGATATCTACCTGAATATCTGCTGGAAAGACACGCGCCTGGCCTCCAAACTCAAGAACGGAGAGGCTGCTATCCCCGCAGTTTATATCGAGGCGGCGGCTGAGGAGA encodes the following:
- the recO gene encoding DNA repair protein RecO: MHSDFHGIIIRKYPLTESSLIIHWMTLEHGRIKTVAKGARKTKNQFSGKLDLLNSGTLSIRHSRHSDLHSLSSFDLSHRPEQIASEVERLEFISYAIELLEIVSEIEIPHPELYHWFDTLLSWLDQKSPDAIILSQLELSLLKGLGLHPEPDLDILGEHLSKLLGEWMNGGKLRRSEVTPAQIRVLNQWTESLIRQELHKIPHSRPE
- a CDS encoding LysM peptidoglycan-binding domain-containing protein; translation: MKHLKVALFAITLSSFIAGCSSSGDKDTATYHSTGTAGAADQSLPADASTAPVQQQQVAEIYSGDKKSGQETTTTTTTTTTQEAPADTGNYKTIDYTVTEGDSLWKIARKNNTNVTRIKEANGFTSDNIRPGQTIKVPVPQ